GCCCTCGAGGCCCTTATCGAGAGCAGGAAGGCCGAACTCCTCGACTCGCGAATCAACGAGCTTTTGAAAGAGGAATGGCTCGATGTCACCCTGGCCTCGGCCGGCGCGTCGCGCGTGTTCGAACCCGGCCGGTTGCATCCGCTATCGCAGATCCAGTACGAAATAGAGGACATCTTCACCTCCATGGGCTTTATCGTACTCGACGGCCCCGAGGCCGAGACCGACTACTACAATTTCGAGGCGCTCAACATCCCGGCGCACCATCCAGCGCGCGACATGCAGGACACCTTCTGGACCGAGGACGGCAACCTCCTGCGCACGCACACCTCGGCGATACAGGTGCGCGGCATGGAGCGTCTCCAGCCGCCGTTTCGCGTAATCGGCCCCGGACGCGTCTTCCGCTACGAGGCCACGGACGCATCGCACGAAAACACCTTTTACCAGGTCGAGGGAATGATGGTCGACCGCGACATCTCGGTGGCCGATCTGATCTATTTCATGAAGGTGCTTTTAAAAGAGATATTCGCACGCGAGGTC
This genomic stretch from Spirochaetota bacterium harbors:
- the pheS gene encoding phenylalanine--tRNA ligase subunit alpha → MEQKLEAIRAAATQQISAAPSIDELEAIRVRVLGRKGELTAILRTLGELSPEERSRVGQTSNRIKAALEALIESRKAELLDSRINELLKEEWLDVTLASAGASRVFEPGRLHPLSQIQYEIEDIFTSMGFIVLDGPEAETDYYNFEALNIPAHHPARDMQDTFWTEDGNLLRTHTSAIQVRGMERLQPPFRVIGPGRVFRYEATDASHENTFYQVEGMMVDRDISVADLIYFMKVLLKEIFAREVTIRLRPGYFPFVEPGFELDIHCLICDGKGCSVCKQSGWVELLPCGLVHPNVLRHGRIDPDRWSGFAFGLGMNRLVMMRYGINDIRHFLSGDIRFLRQF